Below is a window of Nocardioides sp. S-1144 DNA.
AGGCCGGCTACGACACGCTGCTGGTCACCGTCGACGTGCCGGTGGCCGGGGCGCGGCTGCGCGACGTCCGCAACGGCATGACGATCCCGCCGACCCTGACGCCGGGCACCGTGCTGAACGCGATCCCGCGGCCGGCCTGGTGGATCAACTTCCTCACCACCGAGCCGCTGGCCTTCGCCTCGCTCGACGCCTGGTCGGGCACCGTCGCGGACCTGCTGGACACGATGTTCGACCCGACCGTCACCTACGACGACCTGGCCTGGATCCGCTCGCAGTGGCCGGGCAAGGTCGTGGTCAAGGGCGTGCAGTCGGTCTCGGACGCCGCCCGGCTGGCCGAGGCGGGCGTCGACGCCGTGCTGCTCTCCAACCACGGCGGTCGCCAGCTCGACCGCGCGCCCGTCCCGTTCCACCTGCTCCCGCAGGTCGTCAAGGAGGTCGGGCGCGCCGTCGACGGCGGCGGGGTCGAGGTGCACCTCGACACCGGGATCATGTCCGGCCAGGACATCGTCGCCGCGCTCGCCCACGGCGCCCACTTCACCCTGATCGGGCGGGCCTACCTCTACGGCCTGATGGCCGGCGGCCGCGAGGGCGTCGACCGCACGATCGAGATCCTCCAGGGCCAGGTCGAGCGCACCATGCGCCTGCTCGGCGTCCGGACCCTCGACGAGCTGGGCCCCGAGCACGTCACCGCGCTGCAGCGACTCGCGCCCCGCCCCTGAGACGACGTCGACCCGTCAGTGATCACTGACGGGTCGACGTGGGTGGGGGTGGGTCAGCGGGCCAGGTCGGGCTCCGGTGCCCTGGCGTCGGCCAGGTGCGGCCGCTCGAGCTTCTCGCCCTCGACGTCGACGTCGGGGAGGATCTTGTCGAGCCACGCCGGCAGGTACCAGGCCTTCTCGCCCAGCAGGTACATCAGCGCCGGGATGAGCGTCATGCGGACGACGAAGGCGTCGAAGAGCACCGCCACCGCGAGCGCGAAGCCCATCGACTTGATGATCGCGTCGTCCTCGAGGATGAACCCGGAGAACACGGCAGTCATGATGATCGCGGCGGCGGCCACGACGCGCGCCGAGCTGCGGAACCCGTCGACGACGGCGTCGCGCGGCGAGGCGCCGTGCACGTGGGCCTCGCGCATCCGGGTCACCAGGAAGACCTGGTAGTCCATCGCGAGCCCGAACACCACGCCGATCAGGAAGATCGGCATGAAGCTGACGATCGGCTGGCCCTCCATGATGCCGAAGGTGCCCTCCTGGAAGATCACCACCGTCGTGCCGAGCGTCGCGAGCACCGACAGCAG
It encodes the following:
- a CDS encoding alpha-hydroxy acid oxidase, which gives rise to MKRQMPKRRDLAPLMKFKKPEVSPKKRRLEKALTIDDLRTVAKRRTPKPAFDYTDGAADGEVSLARAREAFADVEFHPAILRDVSTVDTSREVLGQRVALPFGIAPTGFTRMMQAEGEIAGATAAAAAGIPFSLSTMGTTSIEDVAAAAPASEGARNWFQLYMWKDRDRSMALVDRAAKAGYDTLLVTVDVPVAGARLRDVRNGMTIPPTLTPGTVLNAIPRPAWWINFLTTEPLAFASLDAWSGTVADLLDTMFDPTVTYDDLAWIRSQWPGKVVVKGVQSVSDAARLAEAGVDAVLLSNHGGRQLDRAPVPFHLLPQVVKEVGRAVDGGGVEVHLDTGIMSGQDIVAALAHGAHFTLIGRAYLYGLMAGGREGVDRTIEILQGQVERTMRLLGVRTLDELGPEHVTALQRLAPRP